The Sulfurimonas lithotrophica genome includes a region encoding these proteins:
- a CDS encoding NAD-dependent epimerase/dehydratase family protein, which produces MKILITGSNGFIAKNLITHLERDESHKLYLFSKEDSESILEAYIKEVDFIFHLAGVNRPKNIEEFYTGNSSLTKSIIDTLKKENKNTPILITSSTQALLDNDYGKSKLEAENILKEYSQNTGANIFIYRLPNVFGKWSKPNYNSVVSTWCYNISNNLDIQINDSSTELDLVYVDDVVSAFIGNLTNKSKEQYFSVDTVYKKSLGEIKDLLYSFKSNRENLLIPNVGSEFERALYATYLSYLSTDDFSYELKGYEDERGTFYEILKTLDSGQFSLSTTAPGVTRGNHYHHTKNEKFLVVKGEAVLEYKHIVSGEKISYKVSDKKMEVIEMIPGYTHNITNSGKEEMILLLWANEVFDRDNPDTYFLEV; this is translated from the coding sequence ATGAAAATTTTAATAACAGGTTCTAATGGTTTCATAGCTAAAAATTTAATAACTCACTTAGAAAGAGATGAATCTCATAAGCTTTATCTCTTTTCAAAAGAAGATTCAGAATCTATTTTAGAAGCTTATATAAAAGAGGTTGATTTTATCTTTCATTTAGCTGGTGTAAATAGACCAAAAAACATAGAGGAATTTTATACTGGTAACAGCAGTTTAACTAAAAGTATTATAGATACATTAAAAAAAGAAAATAAGAACACTCCAATTTTAATTACATCTTCAACGCAAGCTTTACTTGATAATGATTATGGCAAAAGTAAATTGGAAGCGGAAAATATTCTTAAAGAATATAGCCAAAATACCGGTGCAAATATATTTATATACAGGCTACCAAATGTATTTGGAAAGTGGTCAAAACCAAATTATAATAGTGTTGTATCTACATGGTGTTATAACATTTCAAATAATTTGGATATTCAAATCAATGATAGTAGTACAGAGTTGGACCTTGTTTATGTTGATGATGTTGTAAGTGCTTTTATAGGAAATTTAACTAATAAAAGTAAAGAACAATATTTTAGTGTAGATACAGTTTATAAAAAGTCTTTGGGTGAAATAAAAGACTTATTGTATTCCTTTAAATCTAATAGAGAGAATTTATTGATTCCAAATGTTGGTTCAGAATTTGAAAGAGCCTTATATGCTACCTATTTGAGTTATTTGTCCACTGATGATTTTTCTTATGAATTAAAAGGTTATGAAGATGAAAGGGGAACTTTTTATGAAATATTAAAAACCTTAGACAGTGGGCAGTTTTCTTTATCAACGACTGCACCAGGTGTGACAAGAGGAAATCATTATCATCATACAAAAAATGAAAAATTTTTAGTTGTAAAAGGTGAAGCTGTATTGGAATATAAACATATAGTTTCAGGTGAAAAAATTTCATATAAAGTCAGTGATAAAAAAATGGAAGTAATAGAGATGATTCCCGGATATACGCATAATATTACAAATAGTGGAAAAGAAGAAATGATATTATTATTATGGGCTAATGAAGTTTTTGATAGAGATAATCCAGATACATATTTTTTAGAGGTATAA
- the wecB gene encoding non-hydrolyzing UDP-N-acetylglucosamine 2-epimerase has product MIKKLKVMTIVGTRPEIIRLSSVIKKLEESEAIEHILVHTGQNYDYELNEVFFNDFNLRKPDYFLNAATGAPTETIGKIFIAIEPVLEKENPEAVLILGDTNSCLCAIPAKKRKIPIFHMEAGNRCFDQRVPEETNRKIVDHTADINLTYSDIAREYLLKEGLPADRIIKTGSPMFEVISSKINDIDSSNILSELQLKQNEYFVVSAHREENISSDKNFIDLVNTLNTIADIYKLPIIVSTHPRTRNKINELNIEFNQLVSLMKPLGFNDYVKLQKEAKAVLSDSGTISEESSILKFPALNIREAHERPEAMEEASVMMVGLEQERILQGLEILKTQRPDNLRLVKDYSIPNVSEKVLRIILSYTDYVNKTIWKK; this is encoded by the coding sequence ATGATAAAAAAACTAAAAGTTATGACAATAGTCGGCACAAGACCAGAAATTATAAGGCTATCATCAGTCATAAAAAAACTGGAAGAATCAGAGGCTATTGAACACATACTCGTTCATACAGGTCAAAACTATGATTATGAGCTAAATGAAGTTTTTTTTAATGATTTTAATTTACGAAAACCAGATTACTTTTTAAATGCTGCGACTGGTGCTCCAACTGAGACCATAGGTAAAATATTTATTGCAATAGAACCTGTACTAGAGAAAGAAAATCCTGAAGCAGTTTTGATTCTTGGAGATACAAATAGTTGTCTTTGTGCGATACCTGCAAAAAAAAGAAAAATACCAATTTTCCATATGGAAGCAGGAAATAGATGTTTTGATCAAAGAGTACCGGAAGAGACAAACAGAAAGATTGTGGACCATACGGCTGATATTAATCTCACCTATAGCGATATTGCAAGAGAATATCTTTTAAAGGAAGGGTTACCAGCCGATAGAATTATAAAAACAGGTTCTCCAATGTTTGAAGTTATATCAAGTAAAATTAATGATATTGATTCATCTAATATTTTAAGTGAACTACAATTGAAACAAAATGAGTACTTTGTAGTATCCGCACATAGAGAAGAGAATATTAGTTCTGATAAAAACTTTATAGATTTAGTGAACACTTTAAATACAATAGCTGATATATACAAATTACCAATAATAGTTTCTACACATCCGCGCACTAGAAATAAAATAAATGAATTAAATATTGAATTTAATCAACTAGTTTCATTAATGAAACCATTAGGATTTAATGATTATGTGAAACTTCAAAAAGAAGCAAAAGCTGTTTTAAGTGATAGTGGTACGATAAGTGAAGAATCTTCTATATTAAAATTTCCAGCATTAAACATAAGAGAAGCTCATGAAAGACCCGAAGCTATGGAAGAAGCAAGTGTTATGATGGTAGGTCTTGAGCAGGAAAGAATTCTTCAAGGTTTGGAAATATTAAAAACTCAACGACCAGATAATCTTAGACTTGTTAAAGATTACAGTATACCTAACGTATCAGAGAAAGTTTTAAGAATAATATTGTCATATACTGACTATGTAAATAAAACAATCTGGAAAAAGTAA
- a CDS encoding glycosyltransferase family 4 protein, with product MRNLFLDKGNEVNVLSSVPSYKKVDYKKTDKLITKINDSSVIYRIPVLRINNESINKLFNFIWFPVAVFFFLLFSKKYDIVTVSSNPPVILAFFVACATKIRKNKLVYHCMDIHPEIGKISGEFKNKYIFNIFRWMDNFTCKTASNIVVLSTDMKESLSSRDLNIDSKIDIINNYDLSDGEKSKDRYFPEDDKKRIVFTGNIGRFQKLEKFIEAIKKHDCLDNVELLFVGEGKYLNKLKELSFGLECVKFIPHQQINIARKIIEESSMGIVSLENEVIKYAFPSKTMTYLSEGTPVLVCMEEESELSKFILNNKLGSVLNINNIEEIYQLFISIRDENISYDRKHIKNIFENNFSKRIYEDKFLKLFSNLLENK from the coding sequence ATGCGTAATCTTTTTTTAGATAAAGGTAATGAAGTTAACGTATTGTCTTCAGTACCTTCATATAAGAAAGTTGATTATAAAAAAACGGATAAGTTAATTACGAAAATAAATGATAGTTCTGTAATTTATAGAATTCCTGTATTAAGAATAAATAATGAATCAATTAATAAGTTGTTTAACTTTATTTGGTTTCCTGTAGCTGTGTTTTTTTTCTTATTATTTTCTAAAAAATATGATATCGTTACTGTATCAAGTAACCCACCTGTTATACTCGCTTTTTTTGTAGCATGTGCTACTAAAATTAGAAAAAATAAATTAGTATATCATTGTATGGATATTCATCCAGAAATAGGAAAGATTAGTGGAGAATTTAAAAATAAATATATTTTTAATATTTTTAGATGGATGGATAACTTTACATGTAAAACAGCGTCTAATATAGTTGTTTTATCCACTGATATGAAGGAATCTCTAAGTAGTAGAGATTTGAATATAGATAGTAAGATAGATATAATCAATAACTATGACTTGTCGGACGGTGAAAAAAGTAAAGATAGGTATTTCCCAGAAGATGATAAAAAAAGAATTGTATTTACCGGAAATATTGGTAGGTTTCAAAAACTAGAAAAGTTTATAGAAGCTATAAAAAAACATGATTGTCTAGATAATGTTGAGTTGTTGTTTGTAGGTGAGGGAAAGTATTTAAATAAGTTAAAAGAGTTGTCTTTTGGACTTGAGTGTGTTAAGTTTATTCCCCACCAACAAATAAATATAGCAAGAAAAATTATAGAAGAATCTAGTATGGGGATAGTAAGTCTTGAGAATGAAGTTATTAAATACGCATTTCCTAGTAAAACAATGACCTATTTATCTGAGGGTACACCTGTCCTGGTATGTATGGAGGAAGAGTCGGAATTGTCAAAATTTATATTAAATAACAAATTGGGAAGTGTATTGAATATAAATAATATAGAGGAAATATATCAACTGTTTATATCTATACGTGATGAAAATATTTCTTACGATAGAAAGCATATAAAGAATATTTTTGAAAATAATTTTTCGAAACGTATTTATGAAGATAAATTTTTAAAACTTTTTAGTAATTTGCTGGAGAATAAATGA
- a CDS encoding sulfotransferase family protein, whose product MNYQSIIIIGAPRSGTNMLRDILCEFNGVGTWPCDEINYIWRHGNMSLETDQFDKSMVTPKIKKYINKKFDQLAKKNNLDFVIEKTCANSLRVPFVDHIVSNAKYIFIYRDGIDAAGSAKKRWTAELDIPYILKKVRYVPLSDLPYYGIRYFWHRIYKLFSKEKRLALWGPQFNGLDEALKKYSLEEVGALQWKKCVDLSEEAFGNISEDRLVRVKYEEFVTNPQVELKKILEKFKIDYTDKEIEEYTKSVSNKSLGKGRKAFNQDQTENITELIKDSLERYGYE is encoded by the coding sequence ATGAACTATCAATCAATAATTATAATAGGTGCACCTAGATCTGGTACTAATATGTTACGAGATATATTATGTGAATTTAATGGTGTTGGAACTTGGCCTTGTGATGAAATAAATTATATATGGAGACATGGTAATATGTCGTTGGAAACAGATCAGTTTGACAAATCTATGGTGACTCCAAAAATAAAAAAATATATTAATAAAAAATTTGATCAACTTGCCAAAAAAAATAATTTAGATTTTGTAATAGAAAAGACATGTGCAAATTCTTTAAGAGTGCCATTTGTGGATCATATAGTGTCAAATGCAAAATATATATTTATTTATAGAGATGGTATAGATGCAGCGGGATCGGCTAAAAAAAGATGGACTGCAGAACTTGATATACCATATATATTAAAAAAAGTAAGATATGTGCCTTTATCGGATTTACCGTATTATGGTATTAGATACTTTTGGCATAGGATATATAAATTGTTTTCTAAAGAAAAAAGATTGGCATTATGGGGTCCTCAATTCAATGGTTTAGATGAAGCTCTAAAAAAATATTCTCTTGAAGAAGTTGGTGCATTACAATGGAAAAAATGTGTTGATTTAAGTGAAGAAGCTTTTGGAAATATTTCAGAAGATAGGTTGGTCAGAGTTAAATATGAAGAGTTTGTAACAAATCCACAAGTAGAATTGAAAAAAATTTTGGAAAAATTTAAAATAGACTATACTGATAAAGAAATTGAGGAATATACTAAAAGTGTATCGAATAAAAGTTTAGGTAAAGGAAGAAAAGCTTTTAATCAAGATCAAACCGAAAATATTACAGAACTAATAAAAGACTCTTTAGAAAGATATGGATATGAATAA
- a CDS encoding sugar transferase has product MNNIIKRIFDFVVSFIGLLFTWWIILIAWIIATIETKSNGFFIQNRVGRYGKLFKVIKIKTMKKVSGMDTTITSSDDVRITKSGKFFRNTKIDELPQLWNVLVGDMSFVGPRPDVPGYADNLQGDDRILLTIRPGITGPASLKYKNEEEILANQEDPINYNDNVIWPDKVKINIEYIKNWSLKKDIVYIIKTVTG; this is encoded by the coding sequence ATGAATAATATAATCAAGCGAATATTTGATTTTGTTGTATCTTTCATTGGATTACTATTTACTTGGTGGATCATATTAATTGCATGGATTATTGCTACAATTGAGACTAAGTCCAATGGTTTTTTTATTCAAAACAGAGTTGGAAGATATGGTAAACTATTTAAAGTAATTAAAATTAAAACTATGAAAAAAGTTAGTGGGATGGATACTACAATTACTTCATCTGATGATGTACGCATTACAAAAAGTGGAAAATTTTTTAGAAATACAAAAATAGACGAGTTGCCACAGCTTTGGAATGTATTGGTCGGGGATATGAGCTTCGTTGGACCAAGACCTGATGTCCCTGGATATGCAGATAATCTTCAAGGAGATGATAGAATTTTACTTACTATACGACCAGGTATAACCGGACCTGCTAGTTTAAAGTATAAAAATGAGGAAGAAATATTAGCAAATCAAGAAGACCCAATTAATTATAATGACAATGTTATATGGCCGGATAAGGTAAAAATAAATATAGAATATATAAAAAACTGGTCATTAAAAAAGGATATTGTGTATATTATAAAAACTGTTACAGGATGA
- the pglE gene encoding UDP-N-acetylbacillosamine transaminase, with translation MNKRIFLSAPHMGGNELKYIEKVFESNYIAPLGEYVNKFEESIRSYTGVDNALAVTSGTAAIHLALRILGVGKNDDVLASTFTFIGSVNAIIYQGANPVFIDSDKESWNMSPKLLNKYLLECEKKPKALIVTHLYGMSADIEKIADICKLHGVYLIEDAAESLGATFNGNHTGTFGDFGIYSFNGNKILTTSGGGMLVSSNENWIKKAMFYSTQAKESFIHYEHEEYGYNYRMSNVLAAIGVGQMEVVEDRVSKKREIFEWYKESLSDVKEIEFMPELDNSRGNRWLTAMTFEITDYNKIMKTLEDINVESRPLWKPMHMQPLFKNAKKYVDGTSENLYNHGLCVASSTTMTKDDVKMICDKIKENLD, from the coding sequence TTGAATAAAAGAATTTTTTTAAGTGCACCTCATATGGGGGGAAACGAACTAAAGTATATAGAAAAAGTTTTTGAAAGTAACTACATAGCTCCACTTGGAGAGTATGTAAATAAGTTCGAAGAAAGTATAAGAAGTTATACAGGTGTTGATAATGCTCTTGCTGTTACAAGTGGTACAGCAGCTATTCATTTAGCACTTAGAATTTTAGGTGTAGGAAAAAATGATGATGTATTGGCATCTACTTTCACGTTTATAGGTTCTGTAAATGCTATTATTTATCAAGGTGCAAATCCAGTATTTATTGATAGTGACAAAGAGTCTTGGAATATGTCTCCAAAGCTACTAAATAAGTATTTGTTAGAGTGTGAAAAAAAACCGAAAGCTTTGATTGTGACACATCTTTACGGTATGAGTGCAGATATTGAAAAAATAGCAGATATCTGTAAACTACATGGTGTATATTTAATAGAAGATGCAGCCGAGAGCTTAGGTGCAACTTTTAACGGAAATCATACAGGGACTTTTGGAGACTTTGGTATATATAGTTTTAATGGAAACAAGATACTCACAACTTCAGGTGGCGGAATGCTTGTAAGTTCTAATGAAAATTGGATAAAAAAAGCCATGTTCTATTCTACTCAAGCAAAAGAATCGTTCATACACTATGAACATGAAGAGTATGGATATAACTATCGTATGAGTAATGTACTTGCAGCTATTGGTGTAGGACAAATGGAAGTTGTTGAGGATAGAGTTAGTAAAAAAAGAGAGATTTTTGAATGGTATAAAGAGTCTTTATCTGATGTTAAAGAGATAGAGTTTATGCCAGAACTTGATAATAGTAGAGGAAATAGATGGCTTACGGCTATGACTTTTGAAATTACAGACTACAATAAAATTATGAAAACTTTAGAAGATATAAATGTAGAGTCCAGACCTCTTTGGAAACCTATGCATATGCAACCGCTTTTTAAAAATGCTAAAAAATATGTTGATGGTACGAGTGAAAACCTGTATAATCATGGTTTATGTGTAGCAAGTAGTACTACAATGACAAAAGATGATGTTAAAATGATTTGCGATAAAATAAAAGAAAATTTGGACTAA
- a CDS encoding polysaccharide biosynthesis protein: MNIDKRILNFLVIIVLTFITFWWTFFIFHLPFDYKVVVVVLVLRMISSTLIFKDFSLSWSKATQKTFIIKSVVYIVPFLFYMPYYHGEVRFAFLASELFLYLFSINFMMYLYYYYINRSRVEKTKNVVIFGAGKAGLKLEEEFRNSEYKVKYFIDDDEVIQGRSIDAIHILSLESFKNRVKNKRYDLLVIAIPSASNEQVKNAYNNLHKYFKEVQVLPSLEHILRDKNFSTQLKDISVEDLLARHPKDLDKEKISEFIKNKTILVTGAGGSIGSEICRQCQKFGAKKLILLDHSEYNLYAIEQELNNSNVIPVMQSVVDADALDITFKTHNPDIVIHAAAYKHVPLVEHNIKEGIVNNIIGTKNTIDAAIKHKVDKFVLISTDKAVRPTNVMGTTKRICELYAQNSNGNGTDIVAVRFGNVLGSSGSVIPKFKKQIAEGKNITVTHPDITRYFMLIPEACELVLQAGAIGSGGEIFILDMGEPIKIAALAKKMIELSGRDDIDIEFTGLRPGEKLYEELLIDDTDCKTDYESITVAKPTSYDKVKLNEDIIELLKTDDKLSKLKEIVPEFKHNNNL, translated from the coding sequence TTGAATATTGATAAAAGAATATTAAATTTTTTAGTAATTATTGTTTTAACATTTATAACTTTTTGGTGGACTTTTTTTATATTTCATTTGCCGTTTGACTACAAAGTAGTTGTAGTAGTATTAGTTCTTCGCATGATTTCATCTACACTTATTTTTAAAGATTTTTCACTTTCATGGTCTAAAGCAACGCAAAAAACTTTTATTATAAAAAGTGTTGTATATATAGTTCCATTTTTGTTTTATATGCCTTATTATCATGGAGAGGTTAGATTTGCATTTTTGGCAAGCGAGCTTTTTTTATATCTTTTTAGTATTAACTTTATGATGTATTTGTATTATTATTACATAAATAGAAGCAGAGTAGAAAAAACTAAAAATGTAGTTATATTTGGAGCAGGAAAAGCCGGATTAAAGTTAGAAGAAGAGTTTAGAAATTCTGAGTATAAAGTAAAGTATTTTATAGATGATGATGAAGTTATACAAGGCAGAAGTATAGATGCTATACATATTCTTTCTTTGGAATCTTTTAAAAATAGAGTTAAAAATAAACGATATGACTTACTTGTAATAGCAATTCCAAGTGCATCTAACGAGCAGGTTAAAAATGCTTATAATAATTTACATAAGTATTTTAAAGAGGTGCAGGTTCTTCCTTCGCTTGAACATATACTTAGAGATAAAAACTTTTCAACGCAGTTAAAAGATATATCAGTAGAAGATTTACTTGCTCGACATCCAAAAGATTTAGATAAAGAAAAAATATCTGAATTTATAAAAAATAAAACTATATTAGTTACCGGTGCAGGTGGAAGTATAGGAAGTGAGATATGCAGGCAATGTCAAAAATTTGGAGCTAAAAAACTTATACTGCTAGATCATAGTGAATATAATCTCTATGCCATTGAGCAGGAGTTAAATAACTCAAACGTTATCCCTGTGATGCAGTCTGTAGTAGATGCAGATGCACTAGATATTACCTTTAAGACTCATAATCCTGACATTGTGATTCATGCTGCAGCTTATAAACATGTCCCGTTGGTTGAGCATAATATAAAAGAGGGTATTGTAAATAATATTATAGGTACAAAAAATACTATAGATGCAGCCATAAAACACAAAGTTGATAAATTTGTACTTATTTCTACAGATAAGGCAGTTCGACCTACAAATGTGATGGGCACTACAAAACGTATATGCGAACTTTATGCACAGAACTCTAACGGAAACGGCACCGATATAGTGGCTGTGAGATTTGGAAATGTACTTGGATCAAGTGGGAGTGTAATACCAAAGTTTAAAAAGCAGATAGCAGAAGGTAAAAATATAACAGTAACCCATCCTGATATTACACGATACTTTATGCTTATACCTGAAGCTTGTGAACTTGTTCTTCAAGCAGGAGCTATAGGAAGTGGTGGTGAGATATTTATACTTGATATGGGTGAGCCTATAAAAATAGCAGCTTTAGCTAAAAAAATGATAGAATTAAGCGGACGTGATGATATAGATATAGAGTTTACAGGTTTGCGTCCCGGTGAAAAGCTTTATGAAGAATTATTAATAGATGATACAGATTGTAAAACAGACTACGAATCTATTACTGTCGCAAAACCGACTTCTTATGATAAAGTCAAGTTAAATGAAGATATAATCGAACTTTTAAAAACAGACGATAAACTCTCAAAACTAAAAGAGATAGTCCCCGAGTTTAAGCACAACAATAATTTATAA
- a CDS encoding Wzz/FepE/Etk N-terminal domain-containing protein → MQENQVNQNIYQEDEIDLKELVRTLWVKKTFIIIFTTIITLLAITYAFFAPKVYEAKVIFKIGEYKQIVNNDDKNTNTVTVTIANASELTQELEILYIDLYKNVKDREAKIDKVGLLKRQKNLFEVVALGNSNNSVTKELKKILKYVQEKHIKILNDIKNIRESQIEQLYSRLIILKTKTLPTLKDRIDRYNANIQIYEQNFKDVQNNIKKIKNKNPTLATIQINEQKYLADMLITLHDSLEELEAKKDNIELIEIAKIEEELNTLKSLMEPHNYKNTDVIGDIMTNDSPVKPKKKLIVIVAFVTGFILSIFLVFFMEFIRGFREEKAEQV, encoded by the coding sequence ATGCAAGAGAATCAAGTAAATCAAAATATATATCAAGAAGATGAGATAGATTTAAAAGAATTAGTAAGAACTTTATGGGTTAAAAAAACTTTTATAATAATATTTACGACAATAATAACTTTATTAGCTATTACATATGCTTTCTTCGCTCCAAAAGTTTATGAAGCAAAAGTAATATTTAAAATAGGTGAATATAAACAGATTGTTAATAATGATGATAAAAATACAAATACTGTAACTGTTACTATTGCCAATGCTTCTGAGTTAACACAAGAATTAGAAATTTTATATATAGATTTATATAAAAATGTTAAAGATAGAGAAGCAAAAATAGATAAAGTAGGTTTATTGAAGAGGCAAAAAAATCTTTTTGAAGTTGTAGCATTAGGTAATTCTAATAATTCAGTAACGAAAGAGTTGAAAAAGATTCTAAAATATGTACAAGAAAAACACATAAAAATTTTGAATGATATTAAAAATATAAGAGAATCACAAATTGAACAATTATATAGTCGATTAATAATTTTAAAAACAAAAACACTACCTACTTTAAAGGATAGAATAGATAGATATAATGCAAATATTCAAATATATGAACAAAATTTTAAAGATGTGCAGAATAATATTAAGAAAATAAAAAACAAAAACCCTACACTTGCTACAATCCAAATAAATGAGCAAAAATATCTTGCTGATATGCTTATTACACTACATGATTCTTTAGAAGAATTGGAAGCTAAAAAAGATAATATTGAATTAATTGAAATAGCAAAGATTGAAGAAGAATTAAATACTTTAAAGTCACTAATGGAACCACATAATTATAAAAATACTGATGTTATCGGTGATATAATGACTAATGATTCCCCTGTAAAACCAAAGAAAAAGTTGATAGTTATAGTTGCTTTTGTAACAGGATTTATACTTTCAATATTTTTGGTATTTTTTATGGAGTTTATAAGAGGTTTTAGAGAAGAAAAAGCAGAGCAGGTTTAA
- a CDS encoding glutathionylspermidine synthase family protein, whose protein sequence is MVKLQKLNPLKDKTLEEIGFTWHTDKDGSKYVNDELVVISQDEAESYYSAANEIYDMYVEAAEYVIENDLFFELGIPFNLVDMIKKSWENDVHWHIYSRFDLAGGIDGKPIKLIEFNADTPTALFETALLQWALLKQNNMDENKQFNNVYEAIQENFKRLITLFDDTSTFNEHYDGWKILFSSIEGNDEEEATTRLLQQIATDAGFNTAYEFLQNVKFDESGIYDADGVEYEYWFKLYPWEDIAHDEPELATTLNTIMQNQKAIILNPAYTLLFQSKGMLKILYDLFPNSPYLLKTSDKPLEGVKYVEKTVFGREGANTKIVDENGNVLAHTDGEYDNYKKIYQEYVDFPKDENAQKYQAGVFFAYEACGLSFRKGGEILDNMSKFVGHIIE, encoded by the coding sequence ATGGTTAAACTACAAAAATTAAATCCTCTTAAAGATAAAACACTTGAAGAGATTGGCTTCACATGGCATACGGATAAAGACGGAAGTAAATACGTAAATGATGAACTTGTCGTAATTTCACAAGATGAAGCTGAGTCTTACTACAGTGCAGCAAATGAGATATACGATATGTATGTTGAAGCTGCCGAATATGTAATAGAGAATGATTTGTTCTTCGAGTTGGGAATTCCGTTTAATCTAGTTGATATGATTAAAAAAAGCTGGGAAAACGATGTTCACTGGCATATATACTCTCGTTTTGATTTAGCAGGCGGAATAGACGGCAAGCCAATTAAACTTATAGAGTTTAACGCCGACACTCCGACTGCTCTTTTTGAGACTGCCCTACTACAATGGGCATTGCTAAAACAAAATAACATGGATGAAAATAAACAATTTAATAATGTTTATGAAGCAATCCAAGAGAACTTTAAACGTCTTATTACACTTTTTGACGATACATCTACGTTTAATGAACATTATGACGGATGGAAGATTTTATTTTCATCTATTGAAGGTAATGATGAAGAGGAAGCAACGACTAGACTTCTTCAGCAGATAGCTACAGATGCAGGATTTAATACCGCTTACGAGTTTTTGCAAAATGTAAAATTTGATGAAAGCGGCATCTACGATGCAGACGGTGTAGAATACGAATACTGGTTTAAACTGTATCCTTGGGAAGATATAGCACATGATGAGCCTGAACTTGCCACAACATTAAATACTATTATGCAAAATCAAAAAGCCATCATTTTAAATCCTGCATATACCCTGCTATTTCAATCAAAAGGTATGTTAAAAATTCTTTATGATTTATTTCCAAACTCACCTTATCTACTTAAAACATCAGATAAGCCATTAGAAGGTGTGAAATATGTTGAAAAAACAGTTTTTGGGCGTGAGGGTGCAAATACCAAAATAGTAGATGAGAATGGGAATGTTCTTGCTCATACTGATGGAGAATATGATAACTATAAAAAGATTTATCAAGAATATGTAGATTTTCCAAAAGATGAAAATGCACAAAAATACCAAGCAGGAGTATTCTTCGCTTATGAAGCCTGTGGACTTAGCTTTCGTAAAGGTGGAGAGATATTAGACAATATGTCTAAGTTTGTGGGACATATTATAGAGTAG